The DNA region ATGTACGACATGAGTCGCGTATCCGCAAACGGCTACTTTGACGCAGCGAACAACGCCGACGCCCGCAACGAGGCCCGCAAGGCTCTGATGGCCCAGCGCACCAAGGATTTCAAGAACGGCACCTACGACCTGGCCGGCGGTGTTATTGACCCGCTCCCGGACGACGCTCCTTACTTTGTCAAGGATTACTACGCTTACTACAAGACCCCGCGCGGCTATCACAAGCGATCCCTCAACAGCAATAAGGGCTGGGCCGCCTCCGCTGGCACCTCGCTCCTGAACACGAAACTCCTCGCGTACGCTGACGAAATCCGTAACCCGGTGCTCATCATCCACGGCGAAAAGGCCCATAGCCGCTACTTCGGCGAAGGCGCCTTCGAAAAGATGACCGGCAAGAAGGCGAACGTCCCCGCAAAACTCGACGCCACCAAGAACTGGAGCAAGATCGTCGGCAACAAGGAACTCCTCGTCATCCCCGGAGCCTCCCACGTGGACCTCTACGACAACCTGGAAAAAATCCCCTTCGAAAAGCTGAACGAATTCTTCAAGACGAACTTGAAGTAAGCAAAAGTCATCTAACCGCGACGATTATTTGATTAAGTTTGGAGGTCACAACTTGTGACCTCCATTCCACTATGCGCAAAAGGCATAGTGAGTCATAGCAAATAAGTATTTTGAATTGCGTGTGCAATTATTTATATTGTGTGTATGCGAAACTTTATCCTTATAGCGTTGTTCTTTCTGGTCGCCTGCAGCGATGCGGCGAGCCATTCGACGCAACCTGAAACCCAGACGCCAAAATCGTCCGCTAGCAAAACGCCCGACGCTGTGCCCGCAAGTTCATCAGCCCAAATGGAGGCTCCCGTGAAACTCAAAATCCATGTGAACGACACCTCCTTCACGGCGACGCTCGAAGAAAATTCCTCGGCCAAGACCTTCGCCGAATTCCTCACGCAGGGCGACATGACGCTCGACATGCACGACTACGGCAGTTTCGAGAAGGTGGCCGACCTGCCGCGCAGTTTCCCGCGTAACGACACGCAAATCGACACCGATGCTGGCGACATCATCCTCTACCAGGGCAATTCCATCACCATCTACTACGACAAGAATTCCTGGAACTTCACGCGCCTCGCCCGTATTGACAACGTAAACAAGAAACGCCTCCAGCAGATTCTCGGCAAAGGGAACGTGAAGGCTACATTTTCTGTGGAATAAACGTATATTTCCTTCGGGAAGACGATGACGCGTTTGCTGACGAAATTCAGAACACATTTTACGCTTGTGCTGTTCACTGCATTTGCAAGTTTCGCACATGCTGAAACGCCAGCGGCCGATTCGACAAGCGCGGATTCCGCAGCCATCGATAGCGCACAAAAGCTTTCCCCATTCGATCACCTGGGCCACAACATGCTGCTGAGTGCGTTCGGCTGGCCGCTCGGGTTCCACATGCTCGGCGGTGCGCTTACGTACAAGTTTTCGATGGGAAATAACGACTTGATGGTAGCCCGTTTTGCGGCCCGTCAGGATCAGTTGGTGTCCGGCATTGCGTTCGGACCCGGCATGATGATGGGGACGTTCTTCCCGATACTCGTCCCCGGCTACATGTACTTTATCAGCGACAACCGCGCGCTGAACAACACCGGTGCCGTCGCCGTGCAGGCTACCGCCGTGGCTTTCCTCTACAACAACATCCTCAAGGCGATTTCGGCTCGCGAGCACCCTGACGCGGAACTCAACAGCGGCGAGCGTTCCCGCGATTTCAAGTGGGGATTTTTTAGGCGCGGAGTATTTTACGGCTGGCCCTCGGGGCATTCCATGACCAATGCGGCCATGGCCATGAGTATCGCAAGCTACAACCGCGACAAGCCTCTCGTTGTGGCGGGCTGCGCCCTGTATGCAGGCTACATCGCCACAAGCATGGTGCTCGGCGCAAAAGGGGAGGCCCACTGGTTCTCCGACGCCGTCGCGGGCACCCTGATGGGAGCCTCCATCGGCTGGTACATCGGCAGCGTGTTCTACAAGGAAAAAATCGGCGAAAAGCGGACCCCGCCCAAGGTCACCATCGCCCCGCTATTTTACAATGACACCAAAGGCGCCGTGCTCAGCGTGAGGATATAAGCCAAACGCCTGGTACACAACCTTGTGGACCGACGAAAGAGAAAAAATGCATAAACCACTTGACAATCGCGTTTTGGTAATTTTATTGGAAAAT from uncultured Fibrobacter sp. includes:
- a CDS encoding alpha/beta hydrolase encodes the protein MYDMSRVSANGYFDAANNADARNEARKALMAQRTKDFKNGTYDLAGGVIDPLPDDAPYFVKDYYAYYKTPRGYHKRSLNSNKGWAASAGTSLLNTKLLAYADEIRNPVLIIHGEKAHSRYFGEGAFEKMTGKKANVPAKLDATKNWSKIVGNKELLVIPGASHVDLYDNLEKIPFEKLNEFFKTNLK
- a CDS encoding cyclophilin-like fold protein, with the protein product MRNFILIALFFLVACSDAASHSTQPETQTPKSSASKTPDAVPASSSAQMEAPVKLKIHVNDTSFTATLEENSSAKTFAEFLTQGDMTLDMHDYGSFEKVADLPRSFPRNDTQIDTDAGDIILYQGNSITIYYDKNSWNFTRLARIDNVNKKRLQQILGKGNVKATFSVE
- a CDS encoding phosphatase PAP2 family protein — translated: MTRLLTKFRTHFTLVLFTAFASFAHAETPAADSTSADSAAIDSAQKLSPFDHLGHNMLLSAFGWPLGFHMLGGALTYKFSMGNNDLMVARFAARQDQLVSGIAFGPGMMMGTFFPILVPGYMYFISDNRALNNTGAVAVQATAVAFLYNNILKAISAREHPDAELNSGERSRDFKWGFFRRGVFYGWPSGHSMTNAAMAMSIASYNRDKPLVVAGCALYAGYIATSMVLGAKGEAHWFSDAVAGTLMGASIGWYIGSVFYKEKIGEKRTPPKVTIAPLFYNDTKGAVLSVRI